A genomic window from Candidatus Auribacterota bacterium includes:
- a CDS encoding cation diffusion facilitator family transporter, with amino-acid sequence MTHDYADHRHAHSHRRFLLKRMQGRSRLATCVAITAVTMVVEFVAGILTGSLALISDAGHMLTHGFSLIISYFAITLAQRPATERRTFGLYRAEILAALLNGATLLVITGFIVWYAVQRICHPVPISAGWMLVVAVIGLVVNIITAFILKESAGEDLNIKSAFLHMLGDLVSSVIVVGGALVILWTGWYPIDPILSMVVCAFILVWAYTLIRESVEILLQATPRDVDIAKIRARLSRVGGVQLVHDIHVWAITSGLYSMSAHVQVDDMEISRSNIILDEIGEILKKEFHIIHYTVQFECGECRRHPVSH; translated from the coding sequence ATGACGCACGATTACGCTGACCATCGCCACGCACATTCCCACCGCCGTTTCCTTTTGAAGAGGATGCAGGGGCGCAGCCGCCTCGCCACCTGCGTGGCGATCACCGCCGTGACCATGGTCGTGGAATTCGTCGCCGGAATCCTCACCGGCAGCCTCGCGCTGATCAGCGATGCGGGCCACATGTTGACGCACGGCTTCTCGCTCATCATCAGCTACTTTGCCATCACCCTCGCGCAACGGCCGGCGACGGAGCGAAGGACCTTCGGCCTCTACCGGGCCGAGATCCTCGCGGCCCTCCTCAATGGCGCGACCCTCCTCGTCATTACGGGCTTCATCGTCTGGTACGCGGTGCAGCGGATCTGCCACCCCGTCCCGATCTCGGCGGGCTGGATGCTGGTGGTCGCCGTTATCGGCCTCGTGGTGAATATCATCACGGCCTTCATCCTGAAGGAATCCGCCGGCGAAGACCTTAATATCAAGAGCGCATTTCTGCACATGCTCGGCGACCTCGTCTCATCGGTCATCGTGGTGGGGGGGGCGCTCGTGATTCTGTGGACCGGGTGGTATCCGATAGACCCGATCCTCAGCATGGTCGTCTGCGCATTCATTCTCGTGTGGGCCTATACCCTGATCAGGGAATCAGTGGAGATCCTCCTCCAGGCGACTCCGCGAGACGTGGATATCGCGAAGATCAGAGCGCGGCTGTCCCGCGTGGGCGGCGTGCAGCTCGTCCATGATATCCACGTCTGGGCAATCACCTCCGGCCTCTATTCAATGAGCGCCCATGTCCAGGTTGACGACATGGAGATCAGCCGATCCAACATCATCCTCGATGAGATAGGCGAGATTCTCAAGAAGGAGTTCCATATCATCCACTACACCGTACAGTTTGAATGCGGGGAGTGCAGGCGCCACCCCGTGAGCCATTGA
- a CDS encoding flavodoxin domain-containing protein, with protein MARQPGDFTAVKVSERVYWVGAIDWAVRDFHGYSTDRGTTYNAYLIMGEKNILVDTVKAPFREEMFARIASVIDPQRIDYLISNHSEMDHSGCLPEVIQRLKTEKVFASAMGVRALAGHFHHDYEVQAVKDGEHMALGNVNLVFAETRMLHWPDSMVTYLPDEALLFSQDAFGMHLASSERFDDELPGELLAHEAAKYYANILMPFAGLVSKLPEKLERNGVAPKIVAPDHGPIWRKGVATIMECYAKWAARTPSRKAVLVYDTMWGSTHRLARAIAEGLAADGVSVKLLPLGSSHRSDAATELLDAGALIVGSPTINNGIFPTVADAMSYLKGLKPSNLLGAAFGSYGWSGESVKELNEMLRAMKIELVSEGVSVRYVPGPDALAQCASLGATVAQRLATLCSGG; from the coding sequence ATGGCGCGGCAACCGGGTGACTTTACGGCGGTGAAAGTATCCGAACGGGTATACTGGGTAGGGGCGATTGATTGGGCCGTCCGCGATTTTCACGGCTACTCGACAGACCGGGGGACGACCTATAACGCCTATCTCATCATGGGCGAAAAAAATATACTGGTTGACACGGTCAAGGCCCCCTTCAGGGAAGAGATGTTCGCCCGCATCGCCTCCGTCATCGACCCGCAGAGAATTGACTACCTCATCTCGAACCATTCGGAGATGGACCACTCGGGCTGCCTCCCTGAAGTCATCCAGAGATTGAAGACTGAGAAGGTGTTTGCCTCCGCCATGGGTGTCAGAGCGCTGGCCGGTCATTTTCATCACGACTATGAAGTGCAGGCGGTGAAGGACGGGGAGCACATGGCGCTTGGAAATGTCAATCTCGTCTTCGCGGAGACCCGGATGCTCCACTGGCCTGACAGCATGGTCACCTATCTTCCCGATGAGGCGCTGCTCTTCTCGCAGGACGCCTTCGGAATGCACCTTGCCTCGAGCGAGCGATTCGATGATGAGCTGCCAGGGGAGTTGCTGGCGCACGAGGCAGCCAAATACTACGCCAACATACTCATGCCGTTCGCCGGCCTTGTCTCGAAGCTCCCGGAGAAGCTGGAGCGCAACGGGGTCGCGCCGAAAATAGTCGCCCCCGACCACGGCCCTATATGGCGAAAGGGGGTGGCGACAATTATGGAATGCTATGCGAAGTGGGCGGCACGGACGCCATCGCGGAAGGCAGTTCTCGTGTATGATACGATGTGGGGGAGTACCCATCGGCTGGCGCGGGCGATCGCCGAGGGGCTCGCCGCGGACGGCGTCAGCGTGAAGCTCCTGCCGCTCGGATCGAGCCACCGGAGCGATGCCGCGACAGAACTGCTCGACGCCGGCGCCCTCATCGTGGGATCGCCCACGATCAACAACGGCATCTTCCCGACGGTGGCTGACGCAATGAGCTACCTCAAGGGATTGAAACCGTCAAACCTCCTCGGGGCTGCCTTTGGTTCGTACGGGTGGAGCGGGGAGTCGGTGAAGGAGCTCAACGAAATGCTCCGCGCGATGAAAATCGAACTGGTGAGCGAGGGTGTCAGCGTCAGGTATGTGCCAGGCCCTGATGCGCTTGCGCAGTGCGCGTCCCTGGGAGCGACTGTCGCGCAACGGCTCGCGACATTGTGCAGCGGCGGGTAG
- a CDS encoding YHS domain-containing protein, translating into MKGLSVTLALAVAMVAIAGWAPGQEAEQKSVPGSEKGAASAPVPAVKEMQGTTCPVLAGPIDKKYNYTYRGTIYYFCCPMCVEKFKADPEKYAGKALPKK; encoded by the coding sequence ATGAAAGGACTATCCGTGACACTCGCACTGGCGGTAGCCATGGTGGCTATCGCCGGGTGGGCGCCGGGCCAGGAGGCCGAGCAGAAGAGTGTGCCTGGCTCGGAGAAGGGAGCGGCGTCGGCCCCCGTGCCGGCGGTGAAGGAGATGCAGGGTACCACCTGCCCTGTCCTCGCCGGTCCCATTGACAAGAAGTATAATTACACCTACAGGGGGACCATCTATTATTTCTGTTGCCCGATGTGCGTGGAGAAATTCAAGGCCGATCCGGAGAAGTATGCTGGGAAGGCATTGCCCAAGAAGTGA